A single Anabas testudineus chromosome 10, fAnaTes1.2, whole genome shotgun sequence DNA region contains:
- the higd2a gene encoding HIG1 domain family member 2A, mitochondrial produces MAEATTPAVAPQTPKIPSSAPVPFDFSQPPVIEGFNPLPKSKDETFKDKFMRKTKENPFVPIGCLGTAGALIYGLRAFHQGKTRQSQLLMRGRIAAQGFTVVAILIGVFATALKSKQ; encoded by the exons ATGGCGGAGGCCACAACACCAGCGGTCGCACCGCAGACACCTAAAATACCGTCGTCCGCACCGGTGCCGTTTGATTTCTCTCAGCCCCCGGTTATCGAAGGCTTCAACCCTTTGCCGAAGTCCAAAGATGAGACCTTCAAAGACAAATTTATGAGAAAGACCAAGGAGAACCCATTCGTCCCAATAG GTTGTCTGGGAACAGCAGGGGCACTGATCTATGGTCTCCGTGCCTTTCATCAAGGGAAAACCAGACAGTCGCAGTTGCTGATGCGGGGACGCATCGCTGCCCAAGGCTTCACTGTAGTTGCCATTCTCATTGGTGTCTTTGCCACAGCCCTGAAGTCCAAGCAATAA
- the cltb gene encoding clathrin light chain B yields MADNGAHPIEEDPAAAFLAQQESEIAGIENDAEGFGALEGADGQLPSQLQPASYDGFGVETATLNGDIFQESNGPTDNYAAIAQVDIQRQEPESLRKWREEQKTRLEALDSASKAAEAEWREKAKKELEDWHVHQNEQMEKNKANNRASEEAFLAESDGDSPGTEWERVARLCDFNPKTNKQAKDVSRMRSVLISLKQTPLVR; encoded by the exons ATGGCTGACAACGGAGCACACCCGATCGAAGAGGACCCAGCCGCAGCTTTCCTGGCTCAACAGGAGAGCGAGATAGCGGGGATAGAGAACGACGCTGAAGGGTTTGGGGCGCTGGAGGGAGCGGACGGCCAGCTGCCGTCTCAGCTGCAGCCGGCTAGCTATG ACGGTTTCGGAGTGGAGACTGCCACACTGAATGGGGACATATTTCAG GAGTCCAATGGCCCCACAGACAACTATGCAGCCATCGCACAGGTGGATATTCAGAGACAAGAGCCAGAGAGTTTACGCAAGTGGAGGGAGGAGCAAAAGACACGCCTTGAAGCATTAG ATTCGGCATCCAAGGCGGCAGAGgctgagtggagagagaaagccAAAAAGGAGCTGGAGGACTGGCATGTGCACCAGAATGAGCAGATGGAGAAGAACAAGGCCAACAACAG AGCATCAGAGGAGGCTTTCCTTGCAGAGAGCGATGGCGACAGCCCAGGAACCGAATGGGAGAGAGTAGCCCGTCTCTGTGACTTCAATccaaaaaccaacaaacaagcaaaagatGTTTCTCGAATGCGTTCTGTCCTCATCTCTCTCAAACAGACGCCTCTAGTTCGCTAG